In the genome of Carnobacterium viridans, one region contains:
- a CDS encoding response regulator transcription factor, which translates to MKILIVDDEPKILDIVEAYLTIKRFQVFRASNGTEAMEKFELVQPNLIVLDLMLPDISGTVICQKIRKTSDVPIIMLTAKSTENDILNGLQIGADDYIVKPFSPKELVARVETVLRRSDSSVVTETKWSFDKGNLVIYPENKQVFKNQNEVILTPTEFELLTLFASYPKKIFSREQLLENVKGLEFDVLDRIIDSHIKNLRQKIEDNTRQPYFILTVYGMGYRFGGKKDESYN; encoded by the coding sequence TTGAAAATATTAATTGTAGATGACGAACCAAAAATATTGGATATTGTGGAAGCTTATCTCACTATAAAAAGGTTTCAAGTATTCCGTGCTTCTAACGGAACGGAAGCAATGGAAAAATTTGAATTGGTGCAGCCAAATTTAATCGTGCTGGATCTCATGTTACCCGATATATCCGGTACAGTTATTTGCCAAAAAATAAGAAAAACTTCTGACGTACCCATCATTATGCTGACTGCGAAGTCTACAGAAAATGATATTCTAAACGGTCTACAGATTGGGGCTGATGACTATATAGTAAAACCATTCAGTCCTAAAGAATTGGTTGCACGTGTAGAAACCGTCTTGCGTCGATCGGACTCGTCTGTTGTAACAGAAACTAAGTGGTCATTTGATAAAGGAAATTTGGTAATCTATCCTGAAAATAAACAGGTTTTTAAAAATCAGAATGAAGTCATCTTAACACCTACTGAATTTGAACTATTGACACTATTTGCTTCCTATCCAAAAAAAATATTTTCTCGAGAACAATTATTAGAAAACGTGAAAGGACTTGAGTTTGACGTTCTTGATCGTATCATTGATTCTCATATTAAAAACTTGCGACAAAAAATTGAGGATAACACAAGACAGCCCTATTTCATCCTAACAGTTTACGGCATGGGTTATCGATTTGGTGGGAAAAAAGATGAATCGTACAATTAA
- a CDS encoding sensor histidine kinase produces the protein MNRTIKWQFIFSFVSISFIIIGAFSIMTLSLMDNHFAKYVAERQESEIGEYTTSLERIYEENEGWPNTADFESIGLESLHNLIILKVYDNEKNLLWDPASSDELGNKQKMQDNASYMDKIMGEMEHDYVEKTVPLFNGEQKIGEALISYMGPTAYSEHDALFIADMKNNLIIVAIVALILSIFFAALVAKKISGPIVRVKDFTREIAKGDYTSLSPEKTDIKELDELISSVNALSVQLENQQDIRNQLSSDIAHEIRTPLTTLKGSLEAMIDGIWEITDDRLQSCYDEVNRITRLIGSIDKINEIESHQDSLNKTSFDLYALAENISSNFEALFVKKNIYYALNGDPLFITADKDKISQVITNLLSNAVKFTPPEGIITLKISNEKNQALLTIADTGEGIHPKEINRIFERFYMSDLSRNSFLGGQGIGLSIVKSIIKAHHGNITVKSDYGKGSTFTVILPVKR, from the coding sequence ATGAATCGTACAATTAAGTGGCAGTTTATATTTTCATTTGTTTCTATCTCGTTCATTATAATTGGCGCATTTAGTATCATGACGTTAAGTCTAATGGATAATCACTTTGCTAAATATGTTGCCGAGAGACAAGAGTCTGAAATAGGAGAATATACCACTAGTTTAGAGAGAATTTATGAAGAGAATGAAGGATGGCCAAATACTGCTGATTTTGAATCTATCGGTTTAGAGTCGTTACACAATTTAATTATATTGAAGGTATATGACAATGAAAAAAATTTACTCTGGGATCCTGCTTCTTCAGATGAGTTGGGGAATAAACAGAAAATGCAAGATAACGCTTCCTATATGGATAAAATAATGGGCGAGATGGAGCATGACTATGTAGAAAAAACGGTTCCTTTATTTAATGGCGAACAAAAAATTGGAGAAGCTCTCATCAGTTATATGGGTCCCACTGCGTATTCAGAACATGATGCTTTATTTATTGCAGATATGAAGAATAATCTTATTATAGTAGCCATTGTAGCTTTAATTCTTTCTATCTTTTTTGCTGCTTTGGTTGCTAAAAAGATAAGTGGACCTATAGTGAGAGTAAAGGATTTTACAAGAGAAATTGCTAAAGGAGATTACACAAGTTTATCTCCTGAAAAAACTGATATCAAGGAACTAGATGAACTCATTTCATCTGTAAATGCTCTTTCTGTTCAACTTGAGAATCAACAAGATATCAGAAACCAATTATCTTCCGATATCGCTCATGAGATTAGAACTCCATTGACAACACTAAAAGGAAGTCTGGAAGCTATGATAGATGGAATATGGGAAATAACAGATGACCGACTTCAAAGTTGTTATGATGAGGTGAACCGTATTACCCGCCTTATAGGAAGCATTGATAAAATTAATGAAATTGAAAGTCATCAGGATAGTTTAAACAAAACATCTTTCGATTTATATGCTCTCGCGGAAAATATATCTTCTAATTTTGAAGCTCTTTTTGTTAAGAAAAATATTTATTATGCATTAAATGGGGATCCTCTATTCATTACCGCTGATAAGGACAAAATAAGTCAAGTCATTACAAATCTTTTATCCAATGCTGTTAAATTTACACCCCCAGAAGGAATAATAACGCTAAAAATTAGCAACGAAAAAAATCAAGCTTTATTGACTATCGCAGATACGGGAGAAGGAATTCACCCAAAAGAAATTAATCGTATTTTTGAAAGGTTTTATATGTCTGATCTTTCAAGAAATAGTTTTCTAGGCGGGCAAGGAATTGGCTTATCTATCGTAAAAAGTATCATAAAGGCTCATCATGGCAACATAACAGTCAAAAGTGATTATGGAAAAGGTTCTACATTTACCGTTATTCTTCCTGTCAAAAGATAG
- a CDS encoding YncE family protein, which produces MKKRITLALLSSVGLLLAACGQEDSTSSQNSSQQEIVSTSQETSESQSSSKKGNKEQTEAYYTSDTGSVTKVDAQTHEVVDTIAIDGSAHNVQISPDEKVIGVTIVPSEGHAEDSADSSESMEMEHDENSDTSMSDESMEMEHDEDNDTSMSNESDDEKGIAAFYDAETGEKLAEVEVGSHPAHIVFTNDGNYAAVSNNGENTVSVIDVSTYEVVETIPTGEGPHGFRIAEDGKTAYVANMGEDTVSVLDLESMEEINRITVGSTPATTGITSDGQTLLVTLNGENALAIVDLTTNKVEKVAVGNGPIQLFVQHDDQYVFVANEGTEENPSNTVSKVDLNSNEVVETIEVGSGAHGVVISEDDQYTFVTNAFDDTVSVIENETSEVIATVEVGETPNGITLK; this is translated from the coding sequence ATGAAAAAAAGAATCACTTTAGCACTATTGTCGTCAGTGGGTCTCTTGCTGGCAGCTTGTGGTCAAGAAGATTCAACAAGTAGTCAAAATTCTTCTCAACAAGAAATTGTATCAACGTCACAAGAAACTAGTGAGTCTCAATCGAGTTCTAAAAAAGGAAATAAGGAACAAACAGAAGCCTATTACACTTCCGATACTGGAAGTGTTACAAAAGTAGATGCTCAAACGCACGAAGTTGTGGATACGATTGCCATCGATGGATCCGCACATAATGTACAAATTTCACCTGATGAAAAAGTCATTGGTGTAACAATTGTTCCCAGCGAGGGACATGCTGAAGACAGTGCAGATAGTAGTGAAAGTATGGAGATGGAACACGACGAAAATAGTGATACCAGTATGAGTGATGAAAGTATGGAGATGGAGCACGACGAAGATAATGATACTAGTATGAGTAATGAAAGTGACGATGAAAAAGGTATTGCAGCTTTTTATGATGCTGAAACAGGTGAAAAACTTGCAGAAGTTGAAGTAGGGAGTCACCCTGCTCATATCGTTTTCACTAACGATGGCAACTATGCAGCAGTTTCCAATAATGGAGAGAACACTGTTTCAGTCATTGATGTATCTACTTATGAAGTGGTTGAAACAATCCCAACAGGCGAAGGTCCACACGGTTTTAGAATCGCTGAAGACGGAAAAACGGCTTACGTTGCCAATATGGGTGAAGACACTGTAAGCGTCCTTGATTTAGAAAGTATGGAAGAAATTAATAGAATAACTGTTGGCAGTACTCCAGCTACAACTGGTATCACCTCAGATGGACAAACGCTCTTAGTAACATTAAATGGAGAAAATGCGTTAGCAATCGTTGATCTGACAACCAATAAAGTTGAGAAAGTAGCAGTTGGAAATGGTCCTATCCAGTTGTTTGTTCAACATGATGATCAATATGTATTTGTGGCAAATGAAGGTACCGAAGAGAATCCTTCCAATACCGTTTCAAAGGTTGATTTAAATAGTAATGAAGTGGTCGAAACAATCGAAGTGGGTAGCGGTGCACATGGAGTTGTCATTAGTGAAGATGATCAATACACCTTTGTCACGAATGCATTCGATGATACGGTCAGTGTTATTGAGAATGAGACTAGTGAAGTTATTGCCACGGTTGAGGTTGGTGAAACACCAAATGGGATTACTCTGAAATGA
- a CDS encoding SHOCT domain-containing protein produces MGTMMFMGFFWILLLVVVVFLIGKLFFNQPNQSSNRETPLELLQKEYAKGNISEEDYLERKKHLQ; encoded by the coding sequence ATGGGAACTATGATGTTTATGGGATTTTTTTGGATTCTATTGTTGGTTGTGGTAGTGTTTCTGATTGGGAAATTATTTTTCAATCAACCGAATCAAAGTTCTAATAGAGAAACACCTTTAGAACTTCTTCAGAAAGAATATGCGAAAGGAAATATCTCTGAGGAAGACTATTTGGAAAGAAAGAAACATCTACAATAG
- the lgt gene encoding prolipoprotein diacylglyceryl transferase has product MNGLLGKIDPIAISVGPFRVYWYGIIIAVAIFVAISLATREAKKRGLKEDTIIDIALWAIPIGFVGARLYYVLFEWDYYLQNPGEIIAIWNGGIAIYGGLIAGGLTVYWYTKKKGIALALLLDILAPSVLLAQSIGRWGNFMNQEAHGGPVSRQFLENLYLPEFIIEQMNINGTYYHPTFLYESLWSLLGFVIIIILRNRKQLLRQGEVALSYVLWYSTGRFFIEGMRTDSLWIGDFLRVSQALSIVLFIGSILIWYLRRQDYPSKLYYLEGMTDLKTSKKIESDEKI; this is encoded by the coding sequence ATGAATGGACTACTTGGTAAAATTGATCCTATTGCTATCTCAGTTGGACCGTTTCGGGTCTACTGGTATGGTATTATCATTGCTGTAGCAATATTTGTAGCTATTTCTTTAGCTACAAGAGAAGCAAAAAAAAGAGGGCTTAAAGAAGATACCATTATTGATATAGCTCTATGGGCCATTCCGATTGGTTTCGTAGGTGCCCGTCTCTACTATGTTTTATTTGAATGGGATTATTACCTGCAAAATCCAGGCGAAATCATAGCCATCTGGAATGGTGGAATTGCGATTTATGGTGGCTTGATTGCAGGTGGACTTACCGTATATTGGTATACAAAGAAAAAAGGAATTGCTTTAGCTCTTCTGTTAGATATCTTAGCACCTAGTGTGCTACTGGCTCAATCTATTGGTCGATGGGGAAACTTTATGAATCAGGAGGCACATGGGGGACCCGTCAGCCGTCAATTTTTGGAAAATCTCTATTTGCCTGAATTTATCATTGAACAAATGAATATTAATGGTACTTATTACCACCCGACATTTTTGTACGAGTCATTATGGAGCCTATTAGGATTTGTGATCATTATCATTCTACGGAATCGTAAACAGTTGTTACGACAAGGGGAAGTAGCGTTAAGTTACGTGCTTTGGTACTCAACTGGAAGGTTCTTTATTGAAGGCATGAGAACGGATAGTCTATGGATTGGTGACTTCCTGCGTGTTTCACAGGCTTTGTCTATTGTCCTATTCATAGGATCCATCCTTATATGGTATCTCCGTAGACAAGATTATCCTTCAAAACTCTATTATCTAGAAGGAATGACTGATCTAAAAACTAGTAAAAAAATTGAATCAGATGAAAAAATTTAA
- a CDS encoding M23 family metallopeptidase yields the protein MQKRLLAGVFVAALMINSSYLPLTVNAETTEQLEQKKQELETQSTQINSDIQEKEDQLGSLETEKETLTEDVKQLQLKIDGFVLQLQKEEKNLEESKWKIEKLQTEINSLKELILQREKKLKSQARAVQTDGNVSNLVDVVFSSGTFTDLVGRIGIVNQLVTANKEIVIVQENDKNLLEKNEKKAEEEKLAIETLKSGIEVNKSNLVAQKSELDDKITKVAAAYDMTALEKTAFVKEQQAVAAQTSMLSGELEEKRERIIEEEKTKQAAAQKAAEDSAGEIMSEEFEEESLVVNKQDSSISSTNSSLAGSENPSSNEIPLEASNSDFIRPSNGYTTSPFGYRIHPITGERKLHGGIDFAGGGQIVAAKSGTVLVAGYHSSWGYYVKIDHGNGFQTLYAHMKAGSLLVSPGQLVSQGQQIGTMGTTGASTGVHLHFEVYDNNTRVDPAPYLAL from the coding sequence ATGCAAAAAAGACTATTAGCCGGTGTGTTTGTTGCTGCTTTAATGATAAATTCAAGTTATTTACCTCTTACAGTAAATGCAGAAACGACAGAGCAATTAGAGCAGAAAAAACAAGAACTTGAAACGCAGTCGACTCAGATAAATAGTGACATTCAAGAAAAAGAAGACCAACTAGGCAGTTTAGAAACAGAAAAAGAAACTCTTACGGAAGATGTGAAACAATTACAGCTGAAAATTGACGGATTTGTTCTACAATTACAAAAAGAAGAAAAAAATTTAGAAGAATCAAAATGGAAAATTGAAAAGTTGCAAACAGAAATTAATTCCTTGAAAGAACTTATTTTACAACGCGAAAAAAAATTAAAGTCTCAGGCACGTGCAGTACAAACAGATGGTAATGTCTCCAATCTAGTAGATGTTGTATTTTCTTCTGGAACCTTCACAGATTTGGTTGGTCGTATAGGCATTGTTAACCAATTGGTAACGGCTAATAAAGAAATCGTTATTGTTCAAGAAAATGATAAGAATCTTCTCGAAAAAAATGAAAAAAAAGCAGAAGAAGAGAAATTGGCAATTGAAACATTAAAAAGTGGTATTGAAGTAAATAAAAGTAATCTTGTAGCTCAAAAATCAGAACTAGATGACAAAATTACTAAAGTGGCTGCAGCTTATGATATGACAGCATTGGAAAAAACAGCATTTGTCAAAGAGCAACAAGCAGTTGCTGCCCAAACCAGTATGTTATCAGGCGAATTAGAAGAAAAGCGCGAGAGAATTATTGAAGAAGAAAAGACGAAACAAGCAGCGGCTCAAAAAGCAGCTGAAGATTCTGCTGGTGAAATCATGTCTGAAGAATTTGAAGAAGAAAGTTTAGTCGTTAACAAACAAGATAGCTCTATCAGCTCTACTAATTCTTCACTTGCTGGTTCTGAGAATCCTTCATCTAATGAAATACCTTTGGAAGCCAGTAATTCTGATTTTATTCGCCCGAGCAATGGCTATACTACCTCACCATTTGGCTATCGAATCCACCCGATTACTGGCGAGCGTAAGTTACATGGTGGAATTGATTTTGCTGGGGGCGGTCAAATAGTAGCTGCTAAAAGTGGCACAGTGCTAGTAGCTGGGTACCATAGCTCATGGGGATACTACGTGAAAATTGATCATGGGAATGGGTTTCAAACCCTTTATGCTCATATGAAGGCAGGTAGTTTGTTAGTTTCCCCTGGACAACTAGTATCACAAGGTCAGCAGATAGGAACAATGGGGACAACAGGAGCCTCCACAGGCGTTCACTTACACTTTGAAGTTTACGACAACAACACACGAGTAGATCCTGCGCCGTACTTAGCCTTATAG